In Candidatus Methylomirabilis sp., the genomic window CAGGTACTCCACGGTGGCCGGGATCCCCATCACCGAGCTCCTCCCTCCGGAGCGGGTGGAGGCGCTCGTCAAACGGACCCGGGACGGCGGGGCGGAAATCGTGGCCTTGCTCAAGACCGGTAGCGCGTTCTATGCCCCGGGAGCCGCGGCGGTCGCGATGGTGGAGGCCATCCTGAAGGACAAGAAGATGATCCTCCCCTGCTGTGTGCATCTCACCGGGCAGTACGGCATCGCGGACCTCTTCGTGGGGGTCCCGGTGAAGCTGGGCCGCCGGGGCGTGGAAGAGATCCTCGAGATCCGGCTCACCGCCGAGGAGGCGGGGGCGCTCCGGCGGTCCGCCGAGTCGGTCCGGGAGATGGTCCAGAAGTTGGGGTTGGTGTAGGGGGTGGCCCGGGGCCGGCCGCGGGACCTCCCCCCGGCCCGGGGGGGCGCGAGCATGCGGGATCTCCACGTGAATGAGATCACCCGGGTGGTGCGCGAACTCTGCATCCGCGCCGCGACCGAGCTGCCGCAGGAGGTGGTGGACGCCCTGGACCGGGCCATCGCCGAGGAGGACTCCCCGCTCGCGGCGGAGGTTCTCCGGCAGCTCAAGGCCAACGCGGCCCTGGCCAGACAGACCGGGCTCCCCCTCTGCCAGGACACCGGGATGGCGGTCGTCTTCGCGGAGCTCGGCCAGGATTGCCACGTGGTGGGGGGAGACTTCAACCGGGCGGTCCACGACGGGGTCGGCCGCGGGTATCGGGAGGGGTTTCTCCGCCCCTCGATCGTCGAGAGCCCCCTGCACCGGGTCAACACCGGCGACAACACCCCCGCCGTGATTCATCTCCAGCTCGTACCCGGGGACCGGCTCAAGCTGACCGTCATCACCAAGGGATTCGGCTGCGAGAACATGAGCGCGCTCCGGATGCTCACGCCGGCAGACGGGGTCGCCGGGATCCGGCGCGTGGTGGTGGAGACGGTGGAGCAGGCGGGCGGCAACCCGTGCCCGCCCCTGGTGGTCGGGGTGGGCATCGGCGGCACCTTCGATCACTGCGCCCACCTGGCCAAGCGGGCGGTTTTCCGGCCGCTCCATTCATCCCACCCGGATCCGCGCGTCGCGGCCTTCGAGCGGGAGCTCCTGCAGGC contains:
- a CDS encoding fumarate hydratase codes for the protein MRDLHVNEITRVVRELCIRAATELPQEVVDALDRAIAEEDSPLAAEVLRQLKANAALARQTGLPLCQDTGMAVVFAELGQDCHVVGGDFNRAVHDGVGRGYREGFLRPSIVESPLHRVNTGDNTPAVIHLQLVPGDRLKLTVITKGFGCENMSALRMLTPADGVAGIRRVVVETVEQAGGNPCPPLVVGVGIGGTFDHCAHLAKRAVFRPLHSSHPDPRVAAFERELLQAVNATGIGPQAVGGRTTALAVHIETHPGHIASLPVAVNLQCHSHRYQEAVL
- a CDS encoding malate dehydrogenase (Catalyzes the reversible oxidation of malate to oxaloacetate), producing RYSTVAGIPITELLPPERVEALVKRTRDGGAEIVALLKTGSAFYAPGAAAVAMVEAILKDKKMILPCCVHLTGQYGIADLFVGVPVKLGRRGVEEILEIRLTAEEAGALRRSAESVREMVQKLGLV